One window of the Mycobacterium haemophilum DSM 44634 genome contains the following:
- the dacB gene encoding D-alanyl-D-alanine carboxypeptidase/D-alanyl-D-alanine-endopeptidase, whose translation MSPIRWQKSYVVVGLAVLAFVVAVVAAATVFTAGGHSGARSPVPPPRAPTVKPALVPVTETAVAPSVDGLAAVLAAAVADPNLGRFGGRITDAMTAKELWQQQDDMPLVPASTNKILTAAAALLTLDRQARISTRVVAGGPNAQPGGPEVIVLVGAGDPTLSAAPPDQGTWYRGAPRISDLVEQVRRSGVTPTAVQVDTSLFTGPTMAQGWDPADVDNGDIAPIESAMIDAGRIQPTTVNSRRSRTPALDAGRELAKALGVDPGAVTIAKAPAGARQLAVVQSAPLVQRLSEMMDHSDNVLAECIGREVAAAINRPLSFAGAVDAVTNRLGTAHIDTTGAALVDSSGLSVDNRLTAKTLDGAVQAAAGPDQPALRALLDLLPIAGGSGTLSERFLDSATNQGPAGWLRAKTGSLTAINSLVGVVTDRNGRVLTFAFISNDAGPTGRAAMDALATRLWTCGCAT comes from the coding sequence ATGAGTCCCATTCGCTGGCAGAAATCCTACGTGGTCGTCGGGTTGGCTGTGCTGGCGTTTGTCGTCGCCGTGGTGGCGGCGGCAACGGTCTTCACCGCGGGCGGTCACAGTGGAGCACGGTCCCCGGTACCGCCGCCGCGGGCGCCGACGGTGAAGCCGGCATTGGTCCCGGTAACCGAGACCGCCGTGGCACCTAGCGTGGACGGGCTCGCGGCCGTGCTGGCGGCGGCGGTGGCAGATCCCAATCTGGGTAGGTTTGGGGGCCGGATCACCGATGCCATGACCGCCAAGGAACTCTGGCAGCAGCAAGACGACATGCCGTTGGTGCCGGCGTCGACCAATAAGATCCTGACCGCAGCTGCGGCGCTGTTGACACTGGACCGCCAGGCCCGGATCAGCACCCGGGTGGTGGCTGGCGGCCCGAACGCCCAGCCCGGGGGGCCTGAAGTCATAGTGCTGGTAGGTGCTGGGGATCCGACGCTGTCGGCCGCGCCGCCCGACCAGGGCACCTGGTATCGGGGTGCGCCGCGGATCAGTGACCTTGTCGAACAGGTTCGTCGCAGCGGCGTGACGCCGACGGCGGTCCAGGTCGATACCTCGCTGTTCACCGGTCCGACGATGGCGCAGGGCTGGGATCCGGCCGATGTGGACAACGGTGATATCGCCCCGATCGAGTCGGCGATGATCGACGCCGGGCGTATCCAGCCGACAACCGTCAACTCACGACGGTCGCGTACCCCGGCTCTGGACGCCGGGCGGGAGCTGGCCAAGGCCCTGGGGGTCGATCCCGGTGCGGTGACAATCGCCAAGGCACCGGCCGGGGCGCGGCAGCTGGCTGTGGTGCAGTCAGCGCCGCTGGTTCAGCGGCTATCCGAGATGATGGACCACTCGGACAACGTGCTGGCCGAATGCATCGGTCGCGAGGTGGCGGCCGCCATAAACCGGCCGCTGAGCTTTGCCGGCGCGGTCGACGCGGTGACCAACCGGTTAGGCACCGCGCATATCGACACCACCGGCGCTGCGCTGGTGGATTCCAGCGGATTGTCGGTCGACAACCGCTTGACCGCCAAGACACTCGACGGCGCGGTGCAGGCGGCGGCGGGACCGGACCAACCGGCGTTGCGGGCGTTGCTGGATTTGCTCCCGATCGCCGGCGGCAGCGGCACGTTGTCAGAGCGCTTTCTCGACTCGGCGACTAACCAGGGTCCGGCCGGCTGGTTGCGCGCCAAGACCGGCTCGTTGACCGCCATTAACTCCTTGGTTGGGGTCGTCACTGACCGCAACGGTCGGGTGTTGACATTCGCGTTCATCTCCAACGACGCTGGCCCGACCGGTCGCGCCGCGATGGACGCGCTTGCCACCAGGCTGTGGACGTGCGGGTGCGCGACGTGA
- a CDS encoding inorganic diphosphatase, producing MQFDVTIEIPKGQRNKYEVDHETGRVRLDRYLYTPMAYPTDYGFIEDTLGEDGDPLDALVLLPEPLFPGVLVQARPVGMFRMVDEHGGDDKVLCVPASDHRWDHIQDIADVAAFELDAIKHFFVHYKDLEPGKFVKAADWVGRAEAEAEVQRSVERFKAGAH from the coding sequence GTGCAATTCGACGTGACCATCGAAATTCCGAAAGGCCAGCGGAACAAGTACGAGGTCGACCACGAGACGGGACGGGTACGTCTAGACCGCTACCTTTACACCCCGATGGCCTATCCGACCGACTACGGCTTCATCGAAGACACCCTCGGCGAAGACGGCGACCCGCTGGACGCACTGGTGCTGCTACCGGAGCCGCTGTTCCCCGGCGTGCTCGTTCAGGCGCGTCCGGTAGGAATGTTCCGGATGGTCGACGAGCACGGCGGCGACGACAAGGTGTTGTGCGTTCCGGCCAGCGACCACCGATGGGATCACATCCAAGACATCGCCGATGTTGCGGCCTTCGAGCTGGACGCGATCAAGCATTTCTTCGTGCACTACAAGGATCTAGAGCCGGGCAAGTTCGTGAAGGCCGCAGACTGGGTAGGCCGCGCCGAAGCCGAAGCAGAGGTGCAGCGCTCGGTGGAGCGGTTCAAAGCCGGCGCACACTGA
- a CDS encoding DUF475 domain-containing protein: MAAFRGFGLSLLITAVALVAGYVYGGLAALFLLVVLAILEVSLSFDNAIINAAVLKQMSRFWRRMFLTIGILIAVFGMRLVFPLVIVWATAELDPVRAMGLALHPPPNHALEFPDGSPSYQKLIMSAHPQIAAFGGMFLLMLFLDFVFHDRDIKWLKWIEVPFARIGRLGQLSVVVAGVMLVLIAATLTHSSDEQAKVLIAGLLGLVTYLLVNGLSRAFRPSGIDAASGRRVAGKAGLVWFLYLEVLDAAFSFDGVTGAFAITADPIIIALGLGLIGSVFVRSITIYLVHQDTLDRYVYLEHGAHWAIGALSVIMLLSVEPRFEVPEAVTALVGVVFIGAALTWSVLRNRREIKAGVDLLPTASSS; this comes from the coding sequence ATGGCAGCGTTCCGCGGTTTCGGCCTCTCGCTTTTGATAACCGCGGTGGCCCTCGTAGCCGGATACGTCTACGGCGGGCTCGCCGCCCTCTTTCTGCTGGTGGTGCTCGCTATCCTCGAAGTGTCCCTGTCGTTCGACAACGCCATCATCAACGCCGCGGTGCTCAAGCAGATGAGCCGTTTTTGGCGGCGGATGTTCCTGACGATCGGGATCCTCATCGCGGTATTCGGTATGCGCCTGGTCTTCCCGCTGGTCATCGTCTGGGCGACCGCCGAGCTTGACCCCGTTCGCGCCATGGGCTTGGCTTTACATCCGCCGCCCAACCACGCGCTGGAATTTCCGGACGGCTCGCCCAGCTATCAAAAGCTCATCATGTCGGCCCACCCACAGATCGCGGCCTTCGGCGGAATGTTCCTGTTGATGCTGTTCCTGGATTTCGTCTTTCACGACCGAGACATCAAGTGGCTCAAGTGGATCGAGGTCCCCTTCGCCCGCATCGGGCGGCTTGGTCAGCTGTCGGTGGTGGTGGCCGGCGTGATGTTGGTCCTCATCGCCGCCACGCTGACGCATTCCAGTGACGAGCAGGCGAAGGTGCTGATAGCCGGGCTGCTGGGCTTGGTGACGTATCTTCTCGTCAATGGATTGAGCCGGGCGTTTCGGCCATCAGGCATTGACGCGGCTTCTGGGCGGAGGGTGGCCGGCAAGGCCGGCCTCGTCTGGTTTCTCTATCTCGAGGTTCTCGACGCCGCCTTCTCCTTCGACGGGGTAACCGGCGCCTTTGCGATCACCGCCGACCCAATCATCATCGCGCTGGGTCTGGGACTGATCGGCTCGGTGTTCGTCCGTTCGATCACCATCTACCTGGTCCACCAGGACACGCTGGACCGTTATGTGTACCTGGAACACGGCGCGCACTGGGCGATCGGCGCGTTGTCGGTGATCATGTTGCTTTCTGTCGAGCCGCGATTCGAGGTCCCCGAGGCCGTCACCGCCTTGGTGGGCGTGGTCTTCATCGGCGCGGCACTCACCTGGAGCGTGTTGCGCAATCGTCGTGAGATCAAGGCCGGCGTCGACCTGCTGCCGACGGCGTCGTCGAGCTAG